In Tripterygium wilfordii isolate XIE 37 chromosome 15, ASM1340144v1, whole genome shotgun sequence, one DNA window encodes the following:
- the LOC120017128 gene encoding axial regulator YABBY 1-like — translation MSFSSSSSSSSSSTLSSLDHNLPPPSEQLCYVHCSICDTVLAVSVPCTSFFKTVTVRCGHCTNLLPVNMGGLLFSSSNQFHHLGHSFFTPSHHNLMEEIPNPSEHNFLINQTSANDFTMPNRGVADEIPRPPVINRPPEKRQRVPSAYNRFIKDEIQRIKAGNPDITHREAFSAAAKNWAHFPHIHFGLLPDQTAKRSNVRTQEGEDVLTRDNFFTPTTPNVGISPY, via the exons ATGTCCTtctcctcttcatcttcttcttcttcttcttccacctTGTCTTCATTGGACCATAACCTCCCTCCTCCTTCGGAGCAGCTCTGTTATGTCCATTGTAGCATCTGTGACACTGTCCTCGCG gtgagCGTTCCATGTACAAGTTTTTTCAAGACTGTTACGGTTCGATGCGGTCACTGCACCAATCTCTTGCCTGTGAACATGGGTGGACTCCTTTTCTCATCCTCCAATCAGTTTCATCACTTGGGTCACTCTTTCTTCACTCCTTCTCATCATAATCTCatg GAAGAGATCCCAAACCCATCAGAACATAACTTTCTGATCAATCAAACAAGTGCAAATGACTTCACTATGCCAAATCGAGGAGTGGCTGATGAGATTCCAAGGCCTCCAGTCATCAACAGAC CTCCGGAGAAGAGACAGAGAGTGCCCTCCGCCTACAACCGATTCATCAA GGACGAGATTCAACGCATCAAGGCTGGAAATCCGGATATAACACACAGAGAAGCCTTTAGTGCAGCTGCAAAGAAT TGGGCCCACTTTCCACACATTCACTTTGGTCTCTTGCCTGATCAGACCGCAAAGAGATCTAACGTGCGCACCCAG gaAGGAGAAGATGTGCTGACGAGAGATAATTTCTTCACTCCAACTACTCCCAACGTGGGCATCTCTCCCTACTAA
- the LOC120017127 gene encoding monocopper oxidase-like protein SKU5 produces the protein MALSRFSILSFLHIVLLVGLCSAADPSVFYNFEVSYITASPLGVPQQVIAINEKFPGPTINVTTNNNVVVNVRNKLDESLLLHWSGVQQRRSSWQDGLLGTNCPIPPKWNWTYQFQVKDQIGSFFYFPSLHMQRASGGFGSFIITNRAIIPLPFATPDGDIVILIGDWYTRNHTALRKDLDAGKNLGMPDGVLINGKGPYQYNRTLVPDGIDYETIEVHPGKTYRIRVHNVGVSTSLNFRIQNHNLLLAESEGSYTVQQNYTSLDIHVGQSYSFLVTMDQNASSDYYIVASARFVNESRWQRVTGVAILHYTNSKGKASGPLPEAPNDEYDKTFSMNQARSIRWNLSASGARPNPQGSFRYGSINVTELYVLKNKPPEMINGKRRATLSGVSFVNPSTPIRLADQFKVKGVYKLDFPPRPLTGPPRVETSIINGTFRGFVEVILQNNDTKMHSYHVSGYAVFVVGMDYGDWTENSRGTYNKWDGIARTTVQVYPGAWTAILISLDNVGVWNIRTENLDSWYLGQETYIRVVNPEATNKTELPMPDNALFCGALGKMQKPQDISSAATITNNRSNMFFTILICVLIFLFR, from the exons ATGGCTTTGTCTAGGTTCTCTATACTTTCATTCCTTCACATTGTGTTGCTTGTGGGATTGTGCTCTGCGGCGGATCCGTCCGTGTTCTATAATTTTGAAGTCTCTTACATCACTGCCTCTCCTCTGGGTGTGCCTCAGCAG GTTATTGCTATAAATGAAAAGTTTCCAGGTCCCACTATAAATGTGACTACTAACAACAATGTGGTTGTCAACGTTAGGAACAAGTTGGATGAGAGTCTCCTCTTGCACTG GTCTGGGGTTCAACAAAGACGCAGTTCTTGGCAGGATGGGCTTCTTGGCACCAATTGTCCCATTCCTCCAAAGTGGAACTGGACTTACCAGTTTCAAGTCAAGGATCAGATCGGAAGTTTCTTTTACTTCCCCTCCCTACATATGCAGAGGGCATCTGGTGGGTTTGGCAGCTTCATTATTACTAATCGGGCCATTATTCCACTTCCATTTGCCACTCCAGATGGGGATATTGTCATTTTGATAGGTGATTGGTACACAAGAAATCATACG GCTTTGAGAAAGGACCTTGATGCAGGGAAAAATCTTGGAATGCCTGATGGAGTTCTTATTAATGGCAAAGGTCCTTACCAGTATAACAGAACCCTTGTGCCAGATGGCATTGATTATGAAACTATTGAAGTTCACCCTG GGAAAACTTATCGCATTCGTGTACACAACGTGGGAGTGTCAACTAGTTTGAATTTCAGGATCCAGAACCATAATCTCCTTTTAGCCGAGTCAGAGGGATCGTATACAGTGCAACAGAACTATACTAGCTTAGATATACACGTAGGACAATCTTACTCATTTTTGGTGACCATGGATCAGAATGCAAGTTCTGATTACTATATTGTAGCTAGTGCTAGATTTGTGAATGAATCTCGATGGCAAAGAGTAACTGGTGTTGCAATTTTGCACTATACCAATTCCAAAGGCAAGGCATCTGGTCCCCTCCCAGAGGCACCAAATGATGAGTATGACAAGACCTTCTCAATGAACCAGGCAAGATCTATCAg ATGGAATTTATCTGCAAGTGGTGCGCGTCCTAATCCCCAAGGTTCATTTAGATATGGCTCGATCAATGTGACTGAATTATACGTGTTGAAGAATAAACCACCAGAGATGATTAATGGGAAACGGCGAGCGACACTTAGTGGGGTATCATTTGTCAATCCTTCTACTCCCATCAGGCTTGCCGACCAATTCAAAGTGAAGGGAGTTTATAAGCTTGATTTCCCACCAAGGCCACTTACAGGACCACCTCGAGTGGAAACATCTATAATTAATGGTACATTCAGAGGATTTGTGGAAGTCATTCTACAGAACAATGATACCAAGATGCACAGCTATCACGTTAGTGGATATGCAGTTTTTGTCGTCGG GATGGATTATGGTGACTGGACGGAAAATAGCCGGGGCACGTACAATAAGTGGGATGGTATTGCACGCACCACAGTTCAG GTTTATCCTGGAGCGTGGACTGCAATCTTGATTTCCCTCGACAATGTTGGAGTCTGGAACATTAGAACTGAAAACCTTGACTCATGGTATCTCGGCCAAGAAACATACATTAGAGTTGTCAATCCAGAGGCCACCAACAAAACCGAGTTGCCCATGCCAGACAATGCCCTTTTCTgtggcgctctaggcaaaatgCAAAA GCCCCAAGATATATCTTCGGCAGCAACAATCACAAACAACAGATCAAACATGTTCTTCACCATACTGATATGTGTACTGATTTTCCTTTTCCGCTAA